One Ferviditalea candida DNA window includes the following coding sequences:
- a CDS encoding PKD domain-containing protein has translation MPIYKKAVAVLLIVVFIIPMIPMPKAFAAVDVRVVGGEILFNTTGTAASTNTKYVTTGWMVHRVSAYGNPTSIAHGKMENMKQVGQDPDPPVPGKPVTTYFNISKDNVNKALNDANMEDVVAGEKIYLSAIFQVSKNGVLQSTKYYSKADILGAANWSHPEDFDDYYDIRVTFDPDPYKVQFVQMKEDGSWFSYEDLAKQYYPGDEVQYDIPKTSGSLVLVKSYLQNLVTQKSDWFVESGPSLTHRDFLQVNGGYRIVGVYAEPAPPTSDPYVVATATVDPTSVQFNGSDIKVKINVSAQLKNYSGSTSDIQKWVIFARKDQVPAGEEDLQDPADYSSKLSASRSFTFTISASELSNVDSYIEHFIVRPRVYFSDTEFYDTLVDNLQTKVYKSASPPPTTCGSVTLSGPSNAPPGSVIFRADTSGWTPERFNWYKDGSLVDSGFSNTTSINFSSAGTYNVSVRAYCTSTQYSDDQTSITIAKANSAPVAIINTSETNVKKGGTISVDGWDSYDPDGDSLMYFWSVSPSTGWSGTLSGVAGGSITINESGNYDIQLIVTDGDLGDVDTATVGAMNSPPTAFLSMPSSIFQGGTATLNGSYSYDPDGDPLSYSWGISPSSGWSGSLSGSSPDIRFTKEGTYTVNLTVSDGEATDSESGTIEVKNSPPVAQISIPSYIEQGKDTVIASNSYDPDEYAGDTISLDWTLKYINADGTKTTVTPGKELKGTDQDLTKETNHVWFDKFGNYELTLYVEDSWGKSDTKTITFEVKPAVPTAHFDFYDSYYKQNRLVQIDGTSSTGSERYPVDFSKTEWQYVPPAGVSSTQAKVESSTDLSKRRLIFKEPGTWKVRMRVTNTAGNPSEWFERQVVISPDQNPIVDFKVDSTVTRDANNNKKATIRLTDLTSSPDWDNISKRVWTYKFDSDNDGDFVDESWVTLSSGNSINPVLYTDKVGNYMFELYAEESFGQPTLSQFITSGDLRKGDTSFKLASQKETEVINLKPVVSFSPILKKKVDLVMTVGQVDKNKVKDLNGLINTQMVTKFAANGIDAQISSVETTALSMQNTFQWQEFTHHYTDSAYHGATSEGAWSNNHIVKNDGGKTITFYGYDSPAYHDFLFLPDEQQSKKTFTFDVSEDSTVWHALEGSGYLFNAKIKNGILSGYAILLAQANVQLWEINGVNVNSFHEGSISTMSSAGTLIGSFPKNGTRHKIVIEATPDQVDMWDNDVKIIDAQKLNNQYGNGFGPMAAYFSHGCNQLSYITFKNITMETTTGKSFDEVVKEPTWRENSSRFIANINDVELPEFNDPSKTPIIYSRLLNDNIDLSILGTSTNQAQANKIISTNDGHGMWHSNADLSKALSDYADYIISLVDQRSQLKSQYILLNQEIDYTTSYSDAENDPEIDRRWRFDHTNPYYFQNSLGAAPFSGQWLPEPITKFSYVGEFTGTFQAKDEPRQANGTFDPRFGNYREWSLEANPVKLYVHRKPIAMYTAALSKANAYDYNLAVSDTSYDLDHQYENGKGIVQREWKWKYSDATDWTNGRPPTYIQGGKTVTIYLRVKDKEGAWSDPEVRVMTTTGNMAPVANFSLSPNPLPLAKALSYSDFSYDPNSDPIVSYHWRSQPASGGSWTDHGSSPGTDFDATAPKRFGAIGDYRVELTVTDSQGAVSDPFYQVVKVIPNNRKPIAKFTISPGCTVPQDVAISYTDQSSDPDGDPLVAWEWRYKKSTSSTWTYVSSPPTDLSGLSPGDYQIQLRVKDNPPLSQLDPLWSDWYMSCGGTFKVLPANQKPVANLVLSPNPVASDEPLTSIDKSTDPEGKPLQAYELQITQLESGVSKTFTKTYSKVSGASYDISSEFIRIFETSGFPNDGAGSYQIKYRVKDTSPNGMSPELWSDWQVQTLIVEDPLSIVGSVYPPIARSGEAITLKASTEGKAEEVVAYMDWNQDGDTNDQSEKVYLIPKYGVSSKLNDWSASVIIPLPTKDDTYRINFVAKKTSPWDGSVKVVNDNTNVITVRGDIFDDFIMEYYD, from the coding sequence GTTGTTTTTATTATACCAATGATACCTATGCCAAAAGCCTTTGCTGCTGTTGACGTTAGGGTTGTTGGTGGTGAAATATTATTCAACACAACAGGTACCGCCGCCTCTACTAATACGAAATATGTTACAACTGGATGGATGGTCCATCGCGTTTCGGCCTATGGTAATCCTACATCTATTGCTCATGGAAAAATGGAAAATATGAAACAAGTGGGTCAAGATCCGGATCCGCCAGTACCGGGGAAACCTGTTACAACATACTTCAACATATCTAAAGACAATGTAAATAAAGCCCTTAACGATGCCAATATGGAAGATGTTGTGGCCGGAGAAAAAATATACTTGAGTGCTATCTTTCAGGTATCAAAAAACGGGGTATTACAGTCTACAAAATATTACTCCAAAGCGGATATACTTGGTGCAGCCAACTGGTCACACCCGGAGGACTTTGATGACTATTACGATATCCGAGTTACATTTGATCCAGATCCATACAAGGTACAATTCGTTCAAATGAAAGAAGATGGTTCATGGTTTAGTTATGAGGATTTAGCTAAACAATATTATCCTGGGGATGAAGTCCAATACGATATTCCGAAAACAAGCGGGTCCTTAGTACTAGTAAAATCTTATTTGCAAAACCTTGTTACACAGAAGAGCGACTGGTTTGTTGAAAGTGGCCCCAGCCTAACACACAGGGACTTTTTGCAGGTCAACGGTGGGTACAGAATTGTCGGGGTATATGCAGAACCAGCACCACCAACGAGCGATCCATACGTCGTCGCTACGGCAACAGTTGATCCCACAAGCGTTCAATTTAATGGATCAGACATAAAGGTAAAAATCAACGTTTCGGCCCAGCTTAAGAATTATTCAGGCAGTACAAGCGATATTCAAAAATGGGTTATCTTTGCGAGAAAAGATCAAGTTCCTGCAGGAGAGGAAGATTTACAAGATCCTGCTGATTATTCAAGCAAACTATCGGCAAGTCGTAGCTTCACTTTTACCATATCGGCAAGCGAACTTAGTAACGTAGATTCCTATATTGAGCATTTTATCGTCCGGCCGCGAGTGTACTTCTCAGACACAGAATTTTACGATACCTTAGTGGATAATCTGCAAACCAAAGTGTACAAAAGCGCATCGCCGCCACCGACCACCTGCGGAAGTGTTACATTAAGCGGGCCATCGAACGCCCCTCCGGGTTCAGTCATATTTAGGGCAGATACCTCGGGCTGGACACCTGAGCGTTTTAATTGGTATAAAGATGGAAGTTTGGTAGATAGCGGATTCTCGAATACTACAAGCATTAACTTTAGCTCTGCCGGTACTTATAACGTAAGCGTGAGGGCATATTGCACAAGTACGCAATATTCCGATGATCAGACATCAATAACCATAGCAAAAGCCAACAGTGCTCCGGTTGCAATCATCAACACTTCAGAAACGAATGTGAAGAAGGGTGGTACGATTTCCGTCGATGGTTGGGATTCTTACGACCCGGATGGCGATTCGTTAATGTACTTTTGGAGCGTCAGTCCATCTACAGGATGGTCGGGTACTTTATCGGGGGTTGCTGGCGGTTCAATCACCATAAATGAGAGTGGCAACTATGATATACAATTAATCGTCACCGATGGCGATCTAGGTGATGTGGATACCGCAACCGTGGGTGCTATGAACAGTCCGCCGACCGCTTTCCTTTCCATGCCATCGAGTATATTCCAGGGAGGCACAGCAACCCTCAACGGCTCATATTCTTACGACCCAGATGGAGATCCATTAAGCTATTCATGGGGTATCAGTCCTTCATCAGGATGGTCAGGTAGTCTCTCGGGATCTTCGCCGGACATCAGATTTACTAAAGAAGGAACATACACTGTCAATTTAACGGTAAGTGACGGAGAAGCGACGGATAGTGAATCAGGAACAATAGAAGTTAAAAACTCGCCGCCGGTAGCACAAATCAGCATACCGAGCTACATCGAGCAGGGAAAAGACACCGTAATCGCTAGTAATTCATACGACCCCGATGAATACGCCGGTGATACCATTTCGCTCGATTGGACATTGAAATACATCAATGCTGACGGAACGAAAACAACAGTTACACCGGGAAAAGAATTGAAGGGCACAGATCAGGATTTAACCAAAGAAACAAACCATGTATGGTTCGATAAATTCGGTAACTATGAATTGACGTTATATGTCGAGGATTCCTGGGGGAAATCAGATACCAAAACCATTACGTTTGAGGTAAAACCAGCGGTACCAACGGCACACTTCGATTTCTACGATAGTTACTACAAGCAAAACCGTCTTGTGCAAATCGATGGGACAAGCAGCACCGGTTCTGAACGTTATCCAGTAGACTTTTCAAAAACCGAGTGGCAGTATGTCCCTCCAGCAGGAGTTTCGTCCACTCAGGCAAAAGTGGAGAGTTCAACGGATTTGAGTAAGCGTAGGCTTATTTTCAAAGAACCGGGGACTTGGAAGGTTCGTATGCGCGTAACCAACACTGCCGGTAATCCTTCGGAATGGTTTGAACGACAGGTGGTAATTAGTCCCGATCAAAATCCTATTGTTGATTTTAAGGTTGATTCAACCGTAACGAGGGACGCCAACAACAATAAGAAAGCAACCATTCGGCTTACGGATTTGACCTCGTCTCCTGATTGGGATAATATCTCGAAGCGGGTTTGGACATATAAATTCGACTCCGATAACGATGGTGATTTTGTTGATGAGTCGTGGGTTACTTTAAGCAGCGGGAATAGCATAAACCCAGTTCTCTACACCGATAAAGTCGGTAATTATATGTTCGAGCTTTATGCGGAAGAGAGTTTTGGTCAACCAACGCTCTCTCAATTCATAACATCGGGCGATTTAAGAAAAGGGGATACGTCTTTCAAATTAGCGAGTCAGAAAGAAACTGAGGTCATCAACCTGAAGCCTGTGGTGTCATTTAGTCCTATCCTGAAAAAGAAAGTAGATCTGGTGATGACCGTTGGACAGGTAGATAAAAACAAAGTGAAGGATCTCAACGGGTTGATTAATACCCAGATGGTCACGAAGTTCGCCGCAAACGGTATTGACGCTCAAATCAGCTCCGTGGAGACAACTGCGCTGTCGATGCAAAATACATTTCAATGGCAGGAGTTCACACATCATTACACAGACTCCGCCTATCATGGGGCAACTTCGGAAGGTGCGTGGTCGAACAATCATATCGTGAAAAATGATGGCGGAAAAACGATCACTTTTTACGGATATGATTCACCTGCATATCACGACTTCTTATTCCTGCCGGATGAACAACAGTCTAAAAAAACCTTTACTTTTGATGTCAGCGAGGATTCAACGGTTTGGCACGCCCTGGAAGGTTCAGGATATCTTTTTAACGCAAAGATTAAAAATGGGATATTAAGTGGCTATGCGATATTGCTTGCTCAAGCCAATGTGCAGCTTTGGGAAATAAACGGCGTCAATGTGAACTCATTCCACGAAGGAAGCATTAGTACCATGAGTTCAGCCGGTACCCTAATAGGGAGTTTTCCGAAAAATGGAACGCGGCACAAAATTGTCATTGAAGCTACCCCGGATCAGGTTGATATGTGGGATAACGATGTAAAAATTATTGATGCCCAAAAACTTAACAACCAGTACGGCAATGGTTTCGGACCAATGGCGGCTTATTTCTCCCACGGTTGCAACCAACTTTCTTATATCACTTTTAAGAACATCACGATGGAAACGACCACGGGTAAATCGTTTGACGAAGTTGTAAAGGAGCCGACCTGGAGGGAGAATTCAAGCCGATTTATTGCCAATATCAATGACGTGGAGTTACCAGAATTTAACGACCCATCCAAAACGCCTATTATTTATTCCCGCTTGTTGAATGACAACATTGACCTTTCAATACTCGGAACAAGCACGAATCAGGCGCAGGCGAATAAGATCATTTCAACCAATGATGGACATGGGATGTGGCACAGCAATGCTGATTTGAGTAAAGCTCTTTCCGATTATGCTGACTATATTATTTCATTGGTCGATCAGAGAAGCCAGCTAAAATCGCAGTACATTCTGTTAAATCAAGAAATCGACTATACGACCAGCTATTCCGATGCTGAGAATGATCCTGAGATCGATAGAAGGTGGCGATTCGATCATACCAACCCTTATTACTTTCAAAACTCCCTAGGAGCTGCGCCATTTAGTGGTCAATGGTTGCCGGAACCCATCACTAAATTCTCGTATGTCGGGGAATTCACCGGCACCTTTCAGGCGAAAGATGAACCGAGGCAGGCCAATGGCACATTTGATCCTCGTTTCGGCAATTATCGCGAGTGGTCATTGGAAGCGAATCCCGTGAAATTATACGTCCATCGAAAGCCCATTGCGATGTACACCGCCGCCTTGTCGAAAGCAAATGCGTACGATTATAATTTGGCGGTAAGCGACACATCCTACGACCTTGACCATCAGTACGAAAACGGCAAAGGTATTGTCCAGAGGGAATGGAAATGGAAGTATTCAGATGCTACCGATTGGACTAACGGTAGGCCGCCAACCTATATTCAGGGAGGAAAAACCGTCACCATCTACTTGAGGGTAAAGGACAAAGAGGGAGCATGGAGTGATCCGGAAGTCAGGGTTATGACAACAACAGGCAATATGGCGCCAGTGGCCAATTTCTCGTTAAGTCCAAACCCACTCCCATTGGCGAAGGCATTATCGTATTCCGATTTCAGCTATGATCCAAATAGCGACCCGATCGTAAGCTATCACTGGCGTTCCCAGCCGGCATCTGGCGGTTCGTGGACAGACCATGGATCAAGTCCAGGAACCGATTTTGATGCAACCGCGCCAAAGCGTTTTGGAGCGATCGGCGATTATCGGGTAGAGTTGACCGTTACGGACAGTCAGGGCGCTGTGAGTGATCCTTTCTACCAAGTTGTCAAAGTTATTCCGAATAACCGCAAACCAATTGCCAAGTTTACGATATCACCGGGATGCACGGTTCCCCAAGACGTTGCGATTTCGTACACCGACCAGAGCAGCGATCCGGATGGAGATCCATTGGTTGCTTGGGAATGGAGATATAAGAAATCAACAAGTTCAACTTGGACTTACGTATCATCACCGCCAACGGACTTGAGTGGCTTATCGCCGGGTGATTATCAGATTCAGTTAAGGGTGAAGGACAATCCGCCTTTGTCGCAATTAGACCCATTATGGTCGGATTGGTATATGTCTTGTGGTGGAACTTTTAAGGTTCTTCCGGCTAACCAAAAGCCGGTGGCCAATCTAGTTCTTTCGCCAAACCCGGTCGCTTCGGATGAGCCATTGACATCCATTGATAAGTCAACCGATCCAGAGGGAAAACCATTGCAGGCCTATGAATTGCAAATCACACAGCTTGAAAGCGGAGTATCCAAAACCTTTACGAAAACCTACAGTAAGGTATCAGGGGCTTCATACGATATAAGCAGCGAGTTCATACGGATATTCGAAACATCAGGCTTCCCGAATGACGGGGCCGGTTCATATCAAATTAAATATCGGGTAAAAGATACTTCTCCAAACGGAATGTCGCCCGAGCTCTGGTCGGATTGGCAAGTTCAGACGCTAATCGTCGAAGATCCACTTTCGATTGTCGGTTCGGTCTATCCTCCAATTGCCCGCTCTGGTGAAGCCATTACTCTAAAGGCTAGTACAGAAGGCAAAGCCGAAGAGGTTGTCGCTTATATGGACTGGAACCAGGACGGAGACACAAACGACCAGAGCGAAAAGGTGTATTTGATACCAAAATATGGGGTGTCAAGCAAGCTAAATGATTGGTCTGCATCGGTCATCATACCACTGCCAACGAAAGACGATACTTATAGAATTAACTTTGTCGCCAAAAAAACATCCCCGTGGGATGGTTCAGTGAAGGTTGTGAACGACAATACCAATGTTATAACCGTGCGGGGCGACATTTTTGACGACTTCATCATGGAATACTATGATTAA